CACATCTCACAACATTTTTCACTTCTTTGTGTGTTTTATCATCCTCTAACTATACCGATTAATCAAATGACCAGAGGAACTCTACAATTTATCCTTCCAGAAACCCTAGCCTCACACTTTTACAGATGTTGCCTATGTCCTTCTCCCATCTTTCCTGGGAGTTAAAATGAACTTGCTTTTCTCTCTttaccagttctgatgaagggattTAGACCTGAAATggtaactttgtttctctttacgTAGATTCTGAatgtttccagtgttttctgGTTTTGTTAAGTTTAAATCTTAAATTGTGAAACTTTACAGATTATTTCTTTGCATTATTTCTTGTATTACCAAACAACAAAACTATAGCTACATACAAAAATATATCCTCATAAAATGGTCATGTAGTTATCAGCTCTTCTGGTTTGACTCAGTAGACTTGTTTCAACATGATGAGAATATATAATTTGCAGATTATTGTTTGCAATGTGCAACTACGATCCAATGAGAAATTTTAATGAGTTTCCCAAATCCGAGTCTGATCGGTGTTACCTCTAAGATTATTTTGCCAGGATGTTTATTGCACTAACTCTGCAGAAATCCATTGGAGTATTTACAAACCATGATCATGCATATACAAAGCTCTTTGGTAATGAATGGGAAAAGGGactattcatataaccatataacaattacagcacggaaacaggccatctcggccctacaagtccgtgccgaatattcacattttgaaatgttgatgaaACGGGCACCAAAGTCTTGAGTATCTAGTAATATTTTCTTGCAGTAAAGTTGGCAAACGTGATTCTTAAATACTGTAATGTTTGAAGTATTAGTACATAGAAATTCTATCAGTAGTTGAATTGGGTTCACTTGATGCCTTGTAAAGTGTTCACTTGAAAGAAATCTCCAGCCACGTGGATCCCAATAAGTAGCATCAGCTGGTTGCTCATCCTCTGTACGTAAAGTTTTGTTCTGAAAGTTTTTATCCCAGCAATCAAATATTTCACTTATCTGCATTTGGTGAGGTACCATTTTCCGAAATGTCAAGGCTGCATTTATCAAATGATGAAAACATAGTCGTGCTTGCAGTGTTGCTTTTGATGTGTCCATCAGATGCCacgctgttctccagagatggcgaCTGCCTCTTGCACCCAGCCATGATGTTTATGAGTATACTGCGCATGTCTTTGCTCCTTAGTGCATACACAATTGGATTCAAAGTCGAATTTAGCAAACATAACATGCTGCAAAAAGCAAAGACCTTTTTGGTACCTTTGCTTACCGTCGCAAATATATCAAAAGTCATTATAGCCAAGACTGGAGACCAAAAAGTAATTAAAATGATTAATATTAGACCTAGTGTTTTGGCAAGTTTAATGTCTATGCGTGTGTGGCCCAATTTTGATtgacttttccttccttctttctgTTTTTCCATGTGGACTGAATGGAAATGGGCCTTCCAGAGAATATGTATGTAGGCATAAATTATTAAAACTAACAGACAGGTAATAAGCATGATCCAGGAAATTAAATAGGTTTCATCAACTAAAGGAAATAGCTCAGAACACTTATAATGTGAATCACAGCAATTCCATCCCATCAAAGGTAATAAACCTATCGAAATAACAACTGACCACAAAACTAAAAGACATTTCACTGCTTTCCTCATTGTTAAAATTGTCCTGTATTCAGATGGCTTGTGAATGCATATGTATCTGTCAATCGCAGTGAGTAGCAAACTGCCCACTGAAGCTGAGAATGATGCAATGACACCTCCTAGTTTAAACAGAAAGATGTTATTATTGTCCTTGTGCCCAAAGACATGGAAGCCAACAA
This DNA window, taken from Leucoraja erinacea ecotype New England chromosome 26, Leri_hhj_1, whole genome shotgun sequence, encodes the following:
- the cnr2 gene encoding cannabinoid receptor 2, yielding MNENNSLLFNSTSNSTTSYATDEDNEIDCGDRILLMESFMILTESQKKVVAVLCLTVGPFTVLENILVLCVILFTPHLRSRPSYLFISSLATADLMASIIFVYSFVGFHVFGHKDNNNIFLFKLGGVIASFSASVGSLLLTAIDRYICIHKPSEYRTILTMRKAVKCLLVLWSVVISIGLLPLMGWNCCDSHYKCSELFPLVDETYLISWIMLITCLLVLIIYAYIHILWKAHFHSVHMEKQKEGRKSQSKLGHTRIDIKLAKTLGLILIILITFWSPVLAIMTFDIFATVSKGTKKVFAFCSMLCLLNSTLNPIVYALRSKDMRSILINIMAGCKRQSPSLENSVASDGHIKSNTASTTMFSSFDKCSLDISENGTSPNADK